One Candidatus Hydrogenedentota bacterium DNA segment encodes these proteins:
- a CDS encoding BadF/BadG/BcrA/BcrD ATPase family protein has translation MSPTIGLDVGSTTVKAIVMMAKSRDVAWSAYRRHEMRQASVCHDFLNDIEAAFPEIPRHEFHVFVTGSGGTAVAEAIGAHFVPETSALCRAAEILHPETRTIIELGGEDAKIVVFHDTTPHGGRRKTVSMNDKCAGGTGAIIDRIAVKTGLCINNLQAVNWATVRIHPVAGKCGVFAETDVISLQKRGTPSDELMASLFDSIVLQNLAVLARGEALPPTVLLLGGPHVFMPGLAERWRHHLPRRWRDHGVFVPDGEPDGRLIIVPDHALFFGAIGAVCCGQALIAAHPSIGRYRGTEPLRRIMEERRVPQGQAGLVRDDAEREAFMRDYAPPAWSPPPLLPQADVEAYLGVDAGSTSTKAVLMTPQGSIIAKAYRLSGGNPVEDLRHVASELRQGVETAGARLRILGAGVTGYAKEILRHVMQADTAIVETVAHMRAGLCAHPDADVICDIGGQDIKIVFLQRGAVRDFRLNTQCSAGNGFYLQATAAMLGISVDRYADAAFSARHMPDFPHGCAVFLQSGIVDVQRHGWTPGEILAGLAAVLPKNIWLYVCQRHNLPQLGRVFVLQGGVQRNLAAVKAQVDFIRGQFRESGIEPVIRIHEHCGEAGALGCAMETRRWMEAQHRTSTFIGFDALETIQCDARHDDSTRCAGCGNACIRTILEMRVNGSKRQAIIAPCEKGASGHRPEPPRAHNSDAGLNLAALSARETFRSPGLPLAVPRSGRLGQWVIQQRERLRIGMPRVLNMYAAAPFFLGYFRALGVPEDRLIWSGYSNEKMYREGAKRGCIDPCYPSKLAIAHLHDLIARIHEKTPLTHVFFPIMDTFPTWLRGVVATRACPACTGAVEAATAAFRRDRDLFAERGIQLRKTFVDIGDPHLAARQLWEDWRDDLGMTRRESLRAAEAAFAAWEDFQEAWRSKGRAVIDSLEPGRGIALVMLGRPYHVDPGISHGVWDALHRLGYPILTIESLPIGDEALRGLFGNDPDALGISDVWRPSFSEYSNRKLWAAKYIARHPRLIGVEWSSFRCGMDAPLSAVLEAILRCADKPFFTFRDMDENHSPGSLALRIETFAYCLEQYARRLAGHSWPALFLDKTQRCADN, from the coding sequence GTGTCTCCAACCATAGGCCTCGACGTCGGCAGCACAACCGTCAAGGCAATCGTCATGATGGCGAAAAGCCGCGACGTGGCATGGTCCGCGTATCGCCGCCATGAAATGCGCCAAGCGTCGGTATGCCATGATTTTCTGAACGATATCGAAGCGGCCTTTCCGGAAATCCCCCGGCATGAATTCCATGTCTTCGTCACCGGAAGCGGAGGCACGGCCGTCGCCGAAGCGATTGGCGCCCATTTCGTGCCGGAAACCAGCGCCCTATGCCGGGCTGCCGAGATCCTGCATCCGGAGACGCGCACGATCATCGAACTGGGCGGCGAAGACGCCAAAATAGTTGTCTTTCACGACACCACCCCGCACGGCGGCCGGCGCAAGACCGTGTCAATGAACGACAAATGCGCCGGCGGAACGGGAGCGATCATTGATCGTATCGCGGTAAAAACCGGTCTGTGCATCAACAATTTACAGGCTGTAAATTGGGCAACGGTCCGAATCCATCCCGTTGCGGGCAAATGTGGCGTGTTTGCGGAAACCGACGTCATCAGCCTGCAAAAACGGGGAACACCGTCGGACGAACTCATGGCGTCCCTGTTCGATTCCATCGTTCTTCAAAACCTTGCCGTGCTTGCCCGCGGCGAGGCCTTGCCGCCCACGGTTCTCCTGCTGGGCGGGCCGCATGTATTCATGCCGGGTCTGGCCGAGCGTTGGCGTCACCATCTGCCGCGTCGCTGGCGCGACCATGGTGTTTTCGTTCCGGACGGCGAGCCGGACGGACGGTTGATTATCGTGCCGGATCATGCGTTGTTTTTCGGCGCAATCGGCGCCGTGTGTTGCGGACAAGCCTTGATCGCAGCCCATCCTTCCATTGGCCGGTACCGCGGAACGGAACCGCTCCGCCGGATCATGGAGGAACGCCGCGTGCCGCAAGGACAGGCTGGACTGGTCCGCGATGATGCCGAACGGGAAGCCTTTATGCGCGATTACGCGCCCCCGGCGTGGAGTCCGCCTCCTCTCCTGCCGCAAGCGGACGTCGAGGCCTATCTGGGCGTTGATGCGGGTTCGACCAGCACGAAAGCGGTCCTGATGACTCCCCAAGGCAGCATCATCGCCAAGGCCTACCGGCTTTCGGGGGGCAATCCCGTCGAAGACCTGCGGCATGTCGCAAGCGAGTTGCGCCAAGGTGTCGAAACCGCCGGCGCTCGATTGCGGATTCTCGGCGCAGGCGTAACCGGCTATGCAAAGGAAATCCTGCGGCATGTCATGCAGGCCGACACGGCCATCGTCGAAACGGTCGCCCACATGCGCGCGGGACTTTGCGCGCATCCCGACGCGGACGTGATTTGCGACATCGGCGGGCAGGACATCAAGATCGTTTTCCTGCAACGGGGGGCCGTGCGGGATTTCCGCCTCAACACCCAATGTTCGGCCGGCAACGGCTTCTATCTTCAGGCCACCGCCGCAATGCTGGGCATTTCCGTCGATCGCTATGCCGACGCGGCTTTTTCGGCCCGCCACATGCCCGATTTTCCCCACGGATGCGCCGTGTTTCTGCAATCCGGAATTGTGGATGTGCAACGGCACGGCTGGACGCCCGGCGAAATTCTCGCGGGGCTTGCCGCGGTCCTACCGAAAAACATCTGGCTGTATGTGTGCCAGCGGCACAACCTGCCCCAACTGGGTCGTGTCTTTGTGCTGCAGGGCGGCGTCCAGCGCAATCTGGCGGCCGTCAAGGCGCAGGTGGATTTCATTCGGGGTCAGTTTCGGGAATCGGGAATCGAACCCGTGATCCGCATTCATGAACATTGCGGCGAAGCCGGCGCCCTCGGGTGCGCCATGGAAACACGGCGATGGATGGAAGCCCAACATCGGACTTCGACCTTTATCGGGTTCGATGCGTTGGAAACGATCCAGTGCGATGCGAGGCACGACGACTCCACGCGCTGCGCCGGCTGCGGGAATGCGTGTATCCGCACCATCCTCGAAATGCGCGTGAACGGGAGCAAACGCCAGGCCATCATCGCTCCCTGCGAGAAAGGCGCATCGGGACACCGCCCGGAACCTCCCCGGGCGCACAATAGTGACGCCGGTTTGAATTTGGCCGCGTTGTCCGCGCGCGAAACGTTCCGATCGCCCGGCCTCCCCCTTGCCGTACCGCGATCCGGACGGCTGGGACAGTGGGTTATCCAACAGCGCGAGAGACTACGAATCGGAATGCCCCGCGTACTGAATATGTATGCCGCGGCTCCGTTTTTCCTCGGCTATTTCCGCGCGCTGGGCGTGCCCGAAGACCGCCTGATCTGGTCCGGTTACAGCAACGAAAAAATGTACCGCGAAGGTGCGAAACGCGGCTGTATCGATCCGTGTTATCCGAGTAAACTGGCCATCGCGCACCTTCACGATCTGATCGCCCGCATCCATGAGAAAACCCCATTGACCCACGTCTTCTTTCCCATCATGGACACCTTCCCCACATGGCTGCGCGGTGTCGTCGCCACCCGGGCCTGCCCCGCCTGCACCGGAGCGGTCGAAGCCGCCACCGCCGCGTTCAGGCGCGATCGCGACCTTTTCGCGGAACGCGGCATCCAACTGAGAAAGACCTTTGTGGATATCGGCGATCCGCACCTGGCCGCGCGGCAACTGTGGGAGGATTGGCGCGACGATTTGGGCATGACCCGCCGCGAATCGCTGCGCGCCGCCGAGGCGGCATTCGCCGCATGGGAAGATTTCCAAGAGGCATGGCGATCAAAGGGACGCGCCGTGATTGATTCGCTCGAGCCCGGCCGGGGCATCGCATTGGTCATGCTCGGCAGGCCGTACCACGTGGATCCGGGGATCTCCCACGGCGTGTGGGATGCCCTTCACCGGCTGGGCTATCCCATTCTCACCATCGAATCGCTGCCCATCGGGGACGAAGCCCTGCGCGGGTTATTCGGAAACGATCCCGACGCGCTCGGCATAAGCGATGTCTGGCGGCCCAGTTTTTCCGAATACAGCAACCGCAAATTATGGGCCGCGAAATACATCGCGCGCCATCCCCGCCTGATTGGAGTCGAATGGTCCAGTTTTCGCTGCGGTATGGACGCGCCCCTGTCCGCCGTTCTCGAAGCCATTCTCCGATGCGCGGACAAACCCTTCTTCACATTCCGCGACATGGACGAAAACCATTCCCCCGGCTCCCTCGCCCTCCGTATCGAAACATTCGCCTACTGCCTCGAACAGTACGCCCGGCGGCTTGCCGGGCATTCATGGCCCGCCCTGTTCCTTGACAAAACACAACGCTGCGCCGACAATTAG
- a CDS encoding ankyrin repeat domain-containing protein translates to MKARSAFWKSRRLSALLALGCAGILLPPLLFAQTDQTEQSTQQPMDWLKDIQIPGAPGALTSIQVLQVRVGEEPLPTETPESPPIHPTPAPAETRVPPAAETPAPAPAVESVPEPFSEIRTEAAPAPLSEPKITETPAESAPENPVETSPALPEPAQAEPAPVTSAPPATLPESPIPLAPAPPAPAFPSITPPTGSSTPPANMNWVKDIQFPGGGDGSVFIPLGAAGAAQPPTAPLSGPQGPTTGLLPLGATPATGTLPEFFNPVQTPFQPQAPAPTESGDEGLALPTPTLLTKPPRMPSKTRPATPPDNLPPPKYPTLVEAVKAGDLADAENHILRLEDLDGRDPRGYTAVHCAAEAGNLPMLELLLDYGARLDLDADENKLSLPVMIAMQAKQYDAAKLLREFGADVSAEAAAAYGDLAALKEIVGNKPSAATEQNAIKRTPLHTAAMFGHKEIAEYLLDAGVDPAQVDVEGNSPLFIAALHNHGEVVKLFVERGADIGQRIFATGDSILHIKAKNGDRELVPLLLSLGADINAKRKDGFTPLHVAVQAAQKDMAAFLIDNGAVVFSTDNKGRTPLHVAAEAGLADMVELLCDTGATVENGDKLGWTALHVAAREARKDAVARLVERGADVNARNKRGESPLHTAVMEDRIKPRHIWNQSRVQKVEPEPNPDRIAVVEYLLEKGAVLEGKTKYGTTALHVAAAAGQDYLVTLLLDKGADIEARDGNERTPLFSAFEKDQSRAVKVLLERNASIHAKDNIGQIPLHVAAQAMHPDLVDILLNKGADPNAIDQNQWTPLHSAAEKGCLGIGELLLAHGANPTAADISQRTPLHIAAQRGDVQLVKLLVANGADINAKDRNGRSPIHAAAWDGHWGPVQVFIGEGADINAADINGFTPLHIAAEQGHVRMVKLLMSRGANVNLRNSEGRTPLKIAQDSNNDEVAALLRPATESAFSAALNSGDVAGVKRFLEDCPDLANMREQGLAPLHIAARQGRRVIVELLLGHGADIAATEKNFEGMTALHEAAYCGHKDVVELLLVLGADINASDRRGKTPLDRALSKNRSEVVEFLRSKGAKSNVGIVRGTIDQLDNLQAKEEETGRTHAALNNALMSNVFGNKIDEVRRLLDEHPGIVNTLYLGKTPLFLSCTLGFTDMVKLLLEKNADITFRNEAGFTALHEAARNGYSEIAELLLARGADTYVKNSSGKIPLEIAEMNGHTETVAVIKRYMGIQ, encoded by the coding sequence ATGAAGGCACGAAGCGCCTTTTGGAAATCCCGGCGGCTGTCTGCGCTTCTTGCGCTGGGATGTGCGGGGATCCTATTACCCCCCCTCCTCTTCGCGCAGACAGACCAGACGGAGCAATCCACGCAACAACCGATGGATTGGTTGAAGGATATCCAAATTCCCGGCGCTCCCGGCGCATTGACCAGCATCCAGGTGTTGCAAGTCCGTGTCGGCGAAGAACCTTTGCCCACGGAAACGCCGGAATCGCCGCCCATTCATCCCACACCGGCGCCTGCGGAAACGCGGGTTCCCCCGGCGGCCGAAACTCCCGCGCCTGCTCCGGCTGTCGAATCTGTACCCGAACCATTTTCGGAGATCCGGACAGAAGCTGCCCCTGCGCCCCTTTCTGAACCGAAAATCACGGAAACGCCAGCGGAATCCGCGCCCGAAAATCCCGTGGAAACATCGCCGGCCCTTCCCGAACCCGCGCAAGCGGAACCGGCCCCCGTTACGAGCGCGCCCCCAGCCACTCTCCCGGAGTCCCCGATTCCCCTTGCGCCTGCGCCACCCGCGCCGGCCTTTCCATCCATAACGCCACCGACCGGCTCGTCTACCCCGCCGGCAAACATGAACTGGGTCAAGGATATTCAATTCCCGGGCGGTGGAGACGGCTCCGTCTTCATTCCGCTAGGCGCAGCCGGCGCTGCCCAACCGCCGACCGCCCCTCTCTCGGGTCCCCAGGGCCCCACAACGGGCCTTCTTCCCTTGGGAGCAACTCCGGCGACGGGCACGCTGCCGGAGTTCTTCAATCCGGTACAGACGCCTTTTCAACCACAAGCGCCCGCCCCTACGGAATCCGGCGACGAAGGGCTTGCGCTTCCCACGCCGACCCTGCTCACAAAACCACCACGCATGCCATCCAAAACACGGCCGGCCACCCCTCCGGACAATTTGCCGCCTCCCAAATATCCTACGTTGGTCGAGGCGGTAAAGGCAGGCGATTTGGCGGATGCCGAAAACCATATTTTGCGTCTGGAAGACTTGGACGGACGGGATCCGCGAGGATATACGGCGGTTCATTGCGCAGCGGAGGCCGGCAATCTGCCCATGCTTGAACTGTTGCTGGACTACGGTGCTCGATTGGATCTCGACGCGGACGAAAACAAGCTGTCGCTGCCGGTCATGATCGCCATGCAGGCCAAGCAATACGATGCGGCAAAACTGCTGCGCGAATTCGGGGCGGATGTTTCCGCCGAAGCCGCCGCCGCCTACGGTGATCTCGCCGCGCTGAAAGAAATCGTCGGAAACAAGCCGTCCGCCGCCACGGAACAAAACGCCATCAAACGCACCCCGCTCCATACCGCCGCCATGTTCGGCCATAAGGAAATCGCCGAATACCTGCTCGACGCGGGCGTCGATCCCGCCCAGGTGGACGTGGAAGGAAATTCCCCGCTCTTCATCGCGGCGCTGCACAATCACGGCGAAGTGGTGAAACTGTTTGTCGAACGGGGAGCCGACATCGGCCAGCGAATTTTTGCCACCGGCGACAGTATCCTTCATATCAAGGCGAAAAACGGCGACCGCGAACTTGTCCCCTTGTTGCTTTCGCTGGGCGCCGACATCAACGCCAAGCGAAAAGACGGATTCACGCCGCTCCATGTGGCGGTACAGGCCGCCCAAAAGGACATGGCCGCCTTTTTGATTGACAACGGGGCGGTCGTCTTCTCGACGGACAACAAGGGCCGCACCCCCCTCCATGTGGCCGCGGAAGCGGGACTCGCCGACATGGTGGAACTTTTGTGCGACACGGGCGCGACGGTCGAAAACGGCGACAAACTGGGATGGACGGCGCTGCATGTCGCGGCCCGCGAGGCCCGAAAGGACGCCGTGGCCCGGCTCGTTGAACGCGGCGCCGACGTCAATGCCCGAAACAAGCGGGGCGAAAGCCCGCTGCATACTGCCGTCATGGAGGACCGGATCAAGCCGCGCCACATCTGGAATCAAAGCCGGGTGCAAAAAGTCGAACCGGAACCGAATCCCGATCGTATTGCCGTGGTGGAATATCTCTTGGAAAAAGGGGCCGTCCTGGAAGGAAAAACCAAGTACGGAACGACCGCACTCCACGTAGCCGCGGCCGCAGGTCAGGATTATCTCGTGACCCTTCTGTTGGACAAGGGGGCCGACATCGAAGCCCGTGACGGCAACGAGCGCACCCCGCTTTTCAGCGCTTTCGAAAAGGATCAAAGCCGCGCGGTAAAAGTCTTGCTCGAACGAAATGCATCCATCCATGCCAAAGACAACATCGGCCAGATTCCGCTGCATGTGGCCGCCCAAGCCATGCACCCGGATCTTGTGGATATTCTGCTCAACAAGGGCGCCGATCCCAATGCGATCGATCAAAACCAATGGACTCCGCTGCATTCGGCCGCGGAAAAGGGATGTCTCGGCATCGGCGAACTCCTGCTGGCACACGGGGCCAATCCCACCGCAGCCGACATTTCACAACGAACGCCGCTTCACATCGCCGCGCAACGCGGAGACGTGCAATTGGTTAAGTTGCTGGTGGCCAACGGCGCCGACATCAACGCCAAAGATCGCAACGGGCGTTCTCCGATTCACGCGGCGGCCTGGGACGGCCATTGGGGCCCCGTGCAGGTGTTCATCGGCGAAGGCGCCGATATCAACGCCGCAGACATCAACGGATTCACGCCCTTGCATATTGCGGCGGAACAGGGTCATGTGCGCATGGTCAAACTGCTGATGTCCCGGGGCGCCAATGTCAACCTGCGCAACAGCGAGGGGCGCACGCCCTTGAAAATCGCACAGGACTCGAACAACGATGAAGTGGCCGCATTGTTGCGTCCGGCCACCGAAAGCGCCTTCAGCGCCGCCCTCAACAGCGGGGACGTGGCCGGCGTCAAGCGATTTCTTGAAGATTGTCCCGATCTGGCCAACATGCGCGAACAGGGTCTTGCGCCGTTGCACATCGCCGCCCGGCAGGGGCGGCGCGTCATCGTTGAATTGCTTCTTGGCCACGGCGCGGACATTGCCGCGACCGAGAAAAATTTCGAGGGCATGACCGCCCTCCACGAGGCGGCATACTGCGGGCACAAGGATGTCGTCGAACTCTTGCTGGTGCTCGGCGCCGATATCAACGCATCCGATCGCCGCGGCAAGACTCCACTGGATCGCGCCCTCTCGAAAAACCGATCGGAAGTCGTCGAGTTCCTGCGATCGAAGGGCGCCAAGAGCAATGTCGGCATCGTCCGGGGAACGATTGACCAGTTGGATAACCTGCAGGCCAAGGAGGAAGAAACGGGTCGCACGCACGCCGCGTTGAACAATGCCCTGATGTCGAACGTGTTTGGAAACAAGATTGACGAAGTTCGCCGTCTCTTGGACGAACACCCCGGTATCGTGAACACGCTCTATCTCGGCAAAACCCCGCTGTTTCTGTCATGCACACTCGGTTTTACCGACATGGTCAAATTGCTTCTGGAAAAGAATGCCGACATCACGTTTCGCAATGAGGCCGGTTTCACGGCGCTGCACGAGGCCGCACGGAACGGCTACTCGGAAATCGCCGAATTGCTGCTGGCCCGGGGCGCGGACACTTACGTAAAGAACTCGTCGGGAAAAATCCCCTTGGAAATTGCCGAAATGAACGGTCACACGGAGACCGTCGCCGTTATCAAGCGCTATATGGGCATTCAATAA
- a CDS encoding activator of (R)-2-hydroxyglutaryl-CoA dehydratase yields MMEGQANQTHAAHYRRSECRPFTRAERDRVTVLYGGLTERHGVLLGAAFAPLGYRSEALPTPTNADYRTGRELGNPGMCNPAYFTIGALVNRLRRLRDETGLTPREINDAYVFVTAGSCGPCRFGMYEEEFGLALRNSGFEGFRVILFQEKGGLKQSGEEDAIPLNARFAERFITCLMVGDLLNDLAMRIRPYEIVPGQTERTFGKVMKIVCDALRRQTMAAPTRGRWLTALIGGALCRRIPGLDRDSARCIAHRLFDDTLVSALARCAELIDREIEVDFTRPKPLCKVTGEFWAQLTEGDGNYRLFEFLESEGAEVAAEPVMTWVNYLIDVAAQRFRHGRGGTTKQTRDTAARSRAADWKGVAVLRLTAWLLNRDYERMRRALRGVPHPQIPQAMLRKLARPFFNTHIVGGEGHMEIGKTLYCALYRKAHLVISVKPFGCLPSTQSDGVQPAVAAYCARQGRSVHFVSIETSGDGAVHAYSRLQSALDEARQVCEREFEEALAGSGASLESIRAYCRKNPAFRRPLYCVGQENQNDLSSWSRPSASHVAGRAAQFVTLMGNHLSAQSGPKKSPIWHDATEAQG; encoded by the coding sequence ATGATGGAAGGGCAAGCAAATCAAACACATGCTGCACATTACCGAAGGAGCGAATGCCGTCCTTTCACGCGCGCGGAACGGGATCGCGTCACCGTCTTGTACGGCGGGTTGACGGAGCGGCACGGCGTGTTGCTGGGCGCGGCGTTCGCGCCGCTCGGCTACCGATCGGAAGCCCTGCCCACGCCGACGAATGCGGATTATCGAACCGGGCGCGAACTGGGCAACCCGGGCATGTGCAACCCGGCCTATTTCACCATTGGCGCACTGGTAAACCGCTTGCGCCGGTTGCGGGACGAAACCGGTCTTACGCCGCGCGAAATCAACGATGCCTATGTATTCGTCACGGCGGGATCGTGCGGCCCGTGCCGGTTTGGCATGTACGAGGAGGAATTCGGGCTTGCACTGCGCAACAGCGGATTCGAAGGATTCCGGGTCATTTTGTTCCAAGAGAAAGGCGGCCTGAAACAGTCCGGCGAGGAGGACGCGATTCCGCTCAACGCCCGGTTCGCTGAACGCTTCATCACATGCCTCATGGTGGGGGATCTGCTCAACGACCTTGCCATGCGCATCCGTCCGTATGAAATCGTCCCCGGACAAACGGAACGCACGTTTGGGAAAGTGATGAAAATCGTATGCGATGCGCTTCGCAGGCAGACCATGGCCGCGCCAACACGCGGGCGCTGGCTGACGGCGCTGATAGGAGGCGCGCTGTGTCGCCGAATCCCGGGGCTGGATCGCGATTCGGCGCGATGTATTGCGCACCGGTTGTTCGACGACACGCTTGTAAGTGCGCTCGCACGCTGCGCGGAATTGATTGATCGCGAAATCGAAGTGGATTTCACGCGCCCGAAGCCCCTTTGCAAAGTCACCGGCGAGTTTTGGGCGCAACTTACCGAAGGCGACGGCAATTACCGCCTGTTCGAGTTTCTCGAATCCGAAGGCGCGGAAGTGGCCGCCGAACCGGTCATGACATGGGTCAATTACCTGATTGACGTCGCGGCGCAACGTTTTCGCCATGGACGCGGCGGCACGACCAAGCAGACCAGGGACACCGCGGCACGGTCGCGCGCGGCCGACTGGAAAGGCGTGGCCGTTTTGCGTCTGACGGCATGGCTGTTGAACCGCGACTACGAACGGATGCGCCGAGCGCTGCGAGGCGTCCCGCATCCTCAAATTCCGCAGGCAATGCTGCGTAAACTGGCAAGGCCCTTTTTCAACACGCACATTGTCGGAGGCGAGGGCCACATGGAAATCGGCAAGACCCTCTATTGCGCCTTGTACCGGAAAGCCCATCTGGTCATAAGTGTAAAACCTTTCGGATGCCTTCCCTCGACCCAATCCGACGGCGTGCAACCGGCCGTCGCGGCCTACTGCGCCCGGCAGGGCCGTTCGGTTCACTTCGTTTCGATAGAAACATCGGGCGATGGCGCCGTACATGCCTACAGTCGCCTGCAATCGGCGCTTGACGAGGCCAGACAGGTCTGCGAACGGGAATTCGAGGAGGCATTAGCCGGATCCGGCGCTTCGCTGGAATCCATCCGTGCTTATTGCAGGAAAAACCCCGCCTTTCGCCGTCCGCTGTATTGCGTGGGACAGGAAAACCAAAATGATTTGTCAAGTTGGAGCCGGCCTTCGGCCTCTCATGTCGCCGGACGGGCCGCGCAATTCGTTACCCTGATGGGAAACCATTTGTCCGCACAAAGCGGACCAAAGAAATCACCGATATGGCACGACGCCACGGAGGCACAAGGATGA
- a CDS encoding Gfo/Idh/MocA family oxidoreductase, whose protein sequence is MNKTPVSRRDFLAASSLALGAGAMWHGSAMGANDRINIGMIGTGERAGSHIGDLGKLQESHNVRITAVCDVWRLNREAAAARVKKLFGKKPFETSRFGEVLARSDVDAVVISTPDFGHTPIMIEALKAGKDVYVEKPMSLTIEEANEALDLARKNDRVVQAGTQRRSEGCWKAARAFIASGKLGQVTRISAANNVNEPRWARKFDDCKEEDVDWDAYLFNRPKVPFDPRLLRRWHLYKMCTNGISGLWMSHLVDAAAILMNASYPNSAVALGGLYMWKDGREHTDVFHALLDYPEGFLFDWCMGLTNSAGNHYTVHGRNGTLEPEKLAYSGDGGAGDQKLGEGKLDPVPNEDHVANWVDCMRSRKRPNADIEFGHQHAAATIMAANALETGQRMRYDREKRTIYPG, encoded by the coding sequence ATGAACAAGACACCGGTATCACGCAGGGATTTTTTGGCGGCGTCAAGCCTGGCGCTGGGCGCGGGAGCGATGTGGCACGGTTCGGCCATGGGCGCCAACGACCGTATCAACATCGGCATGATCGGTACGGGCGAACGCGCCGGGTCGCACATCGGCGATCTGGGCAAATTGCAGGAATCGCACAATGTGCGCATCACGGCGGTTTGCGACGTGTGGCGGCTCAACCGGGAAGCCGCGGCGGCGAGGGTCAAGAAATTGTTTGGCAAGAAGCCCTTCGAGACGTCGCGCTTTGGCGAAGTGCTCGCGCGGAGCGACGTGGATGCGGTGGTCATCTCGACGCCGGATTTTGGGCATACGCCGATTATGATCGAGGCGTTGAAGGCCGGCAAGGATGTATACGTTGAAAAGCCCATGTCGCTGACGATCGAGGAAGCGAATGAAGCGTTGGATCTCGCGCGGAAAAACGACCGGGTCGTCCAGGCGGGCACGCAGCGCCGCAGCGAGGGCTGCTGGAAGGCCGCGCGCGCCTTTATCGCGTCGGGCAAACTCGGCCAAGTCACGCGAATCTCAGCGGCGAACAATGTGAACGAGCCGCGCTGGGCGCGCAAGTTCGACGATTGCAAGGAAGAAGATGTGGATTGGGACGCCTATTTGTTCAACCGGCCCAAGGTCCCGTTCGATCCGCGCCTGTTGCGCCGCTGGCACTTGTACAAGATGTGCACAAACGGGATTTCAGGTCTTTGGATGAGCCATCTCGTGGATGCCGCCGCAATCCTTATGAATGCGTCCTATCCGAACAGCGCCGTCGCGCTGGGCGGTCTCTACATGTGGAAAGACGGCCGGGAGCATACGGATGTCTTCCATGCTTTGCTCGATTATCCGGAAGGATTCTTGTTCGATTGGTGCATGGGCCTGACGAATTCAGCGGGGAATCATTACACCGTTCACGGTCGTAACGGCACGCTGGAGCCGGAGAAACTGGCTTATTCCGGAGACGGCGGGGCCGGTGATCAAAAACTCGGGGAGGGCAAACTCGACCCCGTGCCGAATGAAGACCATGTGGCCAACTGGGTTGACTGCATGCGCTCGCGAAAACGGCCCAATGCGGACATTGAATTTGGCCATCAGCATGCCGCCGCGACGATCATGGCCGCCAACGCGCTCGAGACCGGCCAACGGATGCGGTATGACCGCGAAAAGCGAACGATTTATCCCGGTTGA